The following coding sequences lie in one Zingiber officinale cultivar Zhangliang chromosome 2B, Zo_v1.1, whole genome shotgun sequence genomic window:
- the LOC122048820 gene encoding uncharacterized protein LOC122048820, with protein MSSIPVKENGGVPFPYPMLSPHNYIVWAIKTEAILDAQGVWEAVEPAEGAQVDAKNDKKARAYILQCVPEDILLQIATKKTAKEVWDSLKTRYLGSDRVKKARVQILKSEFDALRMKETETIDEFAGKLSALSSKFSTLGATLEDSSLVKKLLDSVPDKFFSIVASIEQFYDLESIPFEEAIGRLKAYEERMLRLRSNTNDTEGELLLTHSEWQMRQKGSNVDTSSGGKGRGSSNPSRGKWRGRGRGRGRGRGTQRQDSAGGTSGNNSGTRDKRHIKCFNCEKMGYYASECYNKRRDDEAHLTCATDEEPALMMTVSHEESDARRERQDTILLSEERLLPEMYRGVKKEDKNVWYLDNGASNHMTGHREKFQKLDETITGRVRFETGNEVHMEGDAMKIIDRSGKLLMLVKRTQNRLYKITLKTFKQICLLASLEDPTWLWHARLGHVNFHDLKLLGEKKLAVDVPLLPQPNKL; from the exons ATGTCGAGCATCCCAGTAAAGGAGAACGGCGGAGTGCCATTTCCCTATCCGATGCTAAGTCCTCACAATTATATTGTGTGGGCAATAAAGACAGAGGCGATCCTTGATGCCCAGGGAGTCTGGGAGGCGGTGGAGCCAGCGGAAGGAGCCCAGGTGGATGCAAAGAATGACAAAAAGGCACGTGCATACATCCTGCAgtgtgtccccgaagacatccttCTCCAGATCGCAACAAAGAAGACGGCGAAGGAAGTCTGGGACAGCCTCAAGACGAGGTATCTTGGTAGTGATCGGGTGAAGAAGGCACGTGTACAAATATTGAAGAGCGAGTTTGACGCTCTCCGGATGAAAGAAACCGAAacgattgatgagtttgctggcaaactcaGTGCCCTAAGCAGCAAGTTCTCCACCCTTGGTGCCACGCTTGAAGATTCCTCGTTGGTAAAAAAATTGCTCGATTCTGTCCCTGATAAATTCTTTTCTATTGTTGCTAGTATTGAGCAATTCTACGACCTTGAGTCTATACCATTTGAGGAGGCTATAGGACGACTGAAGGCGTACGAAGAACGAATGCTACGACTACGCAGCAACACCAACGACACTGAAGGTGAGCTCCTATTAACTCATTCCGAATGGCAAATGCGACAGAAGGGGAGCAACGTGGACACTTCGTCAGGAGGAAAGGGGCGTGGGTCCAGCAACCCTAGTCGTGGCAAATGGCGTGGACGTGGGCGAGGGCGCGGTCGTGGCCGTGGTACGCAACGCCAAGACAGTGCAGGAGGGACTAGCGGCAACAACAGTGGCACTCGAGACAAGAGACATATAAAATGTTTCAATTGCGAGAAAATGGGCTATTATGCGTCTGAATGCTACAACAAGCGGCGTGATgatgaggctcacctcacttgTGCCACCGATGAAGAGCCGGCACTGATGATGACCGTGTCCCACGAGGAGTCTGACGCTAGGCGTGAGCGGCAGGATACCATTCTACTCAGTGAAGAGAGGTTGCTACCGGAGATGTACCGCGGCGTTAAGAAAGAAGATAAGAACGTCTGGTACCTTGACAATGGTGCCAGCAACCACATGACTGGCCATCGTGAGAAATTTCAAAAGCTGGATGAAACCATCACCGGGAGGGTGAGGtttg AAACTGGGAACGAGGTGCATATGGAAGGAGATGCCATGAAGATAATTGATAGAAGCGGGAAGCTCTTGATGCTGGTAAAGCGAACGCAAAATCGCTTGTACAAGATAACCTTGAAGACATTCAAGCAAATCTGTCTCCTAGCAAGCCTAGAAGATCCGACCTGGTTATGGCATGCAAGGCTTGGACATGTCAATTTCCATGACTTGAAGCTATTGGGGGAGAAGAAGTTGGCGGTTGATGTGCCACTATTGCCTCAGCCGAACAAGCTTTGA